In Planococcus versutus, the DNA window AACATGTCCATATTGTGAAGGTTCTGGTCAACTTAATGTCACACAAGACACACCTTTTGGCCGTATGGTCAATCGCCGTGCATGTCATCATTGTGAAGGGTCAGGACAAATTATCGAAGAAAAGTGCCCTACTTGTCGCGGACAAGGAAAAGTCCGTAAAGTAAACAAAATCAAAGTGACAATTCCAGCTGGCGTCGATGACGGTCAGCAATTGCGTGTTACCGGTCAAGGTGGACCCGGAATCAACGGAGGGCCTGCAGGAGATTTATATGTTGTTTTCCGTGTGAAATCACATAAAGATTTTCAACGTGAAGGCGATGATATTTACTTAGACATGTCAATTACTTATCCGCAAGCAGCCTTAGGTGATGAAATTGAAGTGCCAACAACTTCTGGTAAAGTGAAATTGAAAATTCCCGCCGGTACTCAAAGTGGAGCTCGTTTCCGTTTGAAAGGAAAAGGAGTCAAAAATGTTCATGGCTACGGAACAGGTGATCAGCATGTAATCATTCGAGTGAAAACACAAACAAAACTTAGTGAGAAACAAAAACAATTATTACGTGAATTTGCTGAAATTAGTGGCGATATTCCAGAAGAGCACAGCAGTTCACTTTTTGAAAAAATCAAACGTACAATTAAAGGGGACTAAACCAACTGAAAATGACAGAGGCTTCCTTCTTCATGGGTGGCTAAAGTAATTCGATTTTACACAAGTAAGACTCTTGCAAAAGCAAGAGTCTTACTGACTGTAGAAGTGAAAAAGGAGCTGGGCAAAATTGAAATGGTCAGAACTGTCGATTCATACAACAAATGAAGCAATTGAAGCAGTTTCCAACATTATGCATGAAGCGGGAGCAAGTGGTGTGGTCATTGAAGATTCAGAGGACTTGATAAAAGAACGGGAAGATCGTTTTGGTGAAATTTATTCATTAGATCCAAGTGACTTTCCTGCGGATGGTGTCATTTTAAAAGCTTACCTTCCTGTAAATAGCTTTTTAGGAGAAACGATTGAAGCAATTAAAGTATCAATCAATAATTTAGTCGCGTTTGACATTGATTTAGGAAAAAATAAAGTGTCAATCAATGAAGTGGATGAAGAAGATTGGGCCACTTCGTGGAAAAAATACTATCATCCTGTGAAAATCTCACAGCGTTTTACCATTGTTCCAACGTGGGAAACGTATCATCCGGTTTCGAGTGACGAGTTAATCATTGAATTAGACCCTGGAATGGCGTTTGGTACGGGAACTCATCCGACGACAGTAATGAGTCTTCAGGCTTTAGAGAAAATGGTCAAACCGCAAGACCGTGTTATTGATATTGGTACTGGATCAGGTGTATTAGCAATTGGAGCAGCTTTGTTGTCTGCGAAAAAAGTGTATGCCTTAGATTTAGATGAAGTGGCTGTCGAATCTGCCAAAAGTAATATCGAATTAAACAAGGTTCAAGATATTGTCACTGTGGAAGAAGGCAATTTAACTGATAAAGTGAGCGAAGCTGGAGATGTAGTGGTTGCAAATATCCTCGCAGAAGTCATTGTATCATTTACAGACGATGCCTTTAAAATCGTCAAACCAGGTGGCTGGTACATTA includes these proteins:
- the prmA gene encoding 50S ribosomal protein L11 methyltransferase, which codes for MKWSELSIHTTNEAIEAVSNIMHEAGASGVVIEDSEDLIKEREDRFGEIYSLDPSDFPADGVILKAYLPVNSFLGETIEAIKVSINNLVAFDIDLGKNKVSINEVDEEDWATSWKKYYHPVKISQRFTIVPTWETYHPVSSDELIIELDPGMAFGTGTHPTTVMSLQALEKMVKPQDRVIDIGTGSGVLAIGAALLSAKKVYALDLDEVAVESAKSNIELNKVQDIVTVEEGNLTDKVSEAGDVVVANILAEVIVSFTDDAFKIVKPGGWYITSGIIESKKNDVKAALEASGFIIEDVMMMEDWVTIISKKPE
- the dnaJ gene encoding molecular chaperone DnaJ; its protein translation is MNKRDYYEVLGVTKSASKEEIKKAYRTLSKKFHPDINKDDNASEKFQEVKDAYEVLSDDQKRAQYDQFGHQDPNQGFGGGGADGFGFDDIFSTFFGGGGRRRDPNAPRKGDDLQYSMTIDFMDAVFGKETEIEIPKDETCETCDGSGAKPGTKKKTCPYCEGSGQLNVTQDTPFGRMVNRRACHHCEGSGQIIEEKCPTCRGQGKVRKVNKIKVTIPAGVDDGQQLRVTGQGGPGINGGPAGDLYVVFRVKSHKDFQREGDDIYLDMSITYPQAALGDEIEVPTTSGKVKLKIPAGTQSGARFRLKGKGVKNVHGYGTGDQHVIIRVKTQTKLSEKQKQLLREFAEISGDIPEEHSSSLFEKIKRTIKGD